ATCCcaactagcaccctattccctttcaagtgcactacttttgaccaggactcatagggaatagggtgccatttggaagacAGCCGGTTCACCCATAGACTGTAGTGTTCACTAGGTCCAAGTGCACTTCAAAGCATCACTACTTACCACCTGATAGAGGGAGGTGACGAACACTCCTAGTGTGGCAAAGACCATCCCCAGGAGGTTGAATCTCACATCATAGTAGGAGTTGAGGATCACACCTAACGTTATGGGCACctagtagacagacacacaggaacacacatcaCCTAACGTTATGGGCACctagtagacagacacacaggaacacacatcaCCTAACGTTATGGGCACctagtagacagacacacatcaccTAACGTTATGGGTACctagtagacagacacacatcaccTAACGTTATGGGCACctagtagacagacacacatcaccTAACGTTATGGGTAcctagtagacagacagacacacatcaccTAACGTTATGGGCACctagtagacagacacacatcaccTAACGTTATGGGCACctagtagacagacacacaggaacacagcaGATAAATAGTGTTACTGTAAccataaaaataaatttaaaaagttAGGATtaggttttttatttatttagcatttatttaactaggcaagtcagttaagaacaaattcttatttacaatgacggcctaccccggccaaacctggacgacgctgggccaattgtgcgccaccctatgggactctcaatcaaggccggatgtgatacagacacacaggaacacaggattctggatttgaaccagggactgtagtgatgcctcttgcactgagatgcagtaccttaagaccgctgtgccactcgggagccctggtTTAAAGGGGTACTTCAGGATTTAGTCAATgatgccctttatctacttccccagtcaGATGAACTAGTGGACACCATATTTATGTCTaatgcgtgcagtttgaaggaagttgctaacataatgactagaagtctatggatatctgctagcatgctagtaggtgtaatgactagaagtctatggatatctgctagcatgctagtaggtgtaatgactagaagtctatggatatctgctagcatgctagtagatgaaatgactagaagtctatggatatctgctagcatgctagtaggtgTAATGACTAGAAGTCTATGGATATCTGCTAGCATGACTAGTAGCATGTAGTAATGGACTAGAAGTCTATggatatctgctagcatgctagtaggtgtaatgactagaagtctatggatatctgctagcatgctagtaggtgTAATGACTAGAAGTCTATGGATATCTGCTAGCATGCAGTCTATggatatctgctagcatgctagtaggtgtaatgactagaagtctatatctgctagcatgctagtaggtgtaatgactagaagtctatggatatctgctagcatgctagtaggtgTCTATGGATATCTGCTAGCAATGACTAGAAGTCTATggatatctgctagcatgctagtaggtgtaatgactagaagtctatggatatctgctagcatgctagtaggtgtaatgactagaagtctatggatatctgctagcatgctagtaggtgtaatgactagaagtctatggatatctgctagcatgctagtaggtgtaatgactagaagtctatggatatctgctagcatgctagtaggtgtaatgactagaagtctatggatatctgctagcatgctagtaggtgtaatgactagaagtctatggatatctgctagcatgctagtaggtgtaatgactagaagtctatggatatctgctagcatgctagtatgTAATGACTAGAAGTCTATGGATATCTGTAGCATGCTAGTAGGTGTAATGACTAGAAGTCTATggatatctgctagcatgctagtatgTAATCTGCTAGCACTAGAAGTCTATggatatctgctagcatgctagtaggtgTAATGACTATGGATAAGTCTATGGTCTATggatatctgctagcatgctagctaggTGTGAAATGACTAGAAGTCTATggatatctgctagcatgctagtaggtgTAATGACTAGAAGTCTATGGATATCTGTTAGCATGCTAGTAGTGAAATGACTAGAAGTCTATggatatctgctagcatgctagtaggtgtaaatgactagaagtctatggatatctgctagcatgctagtaggtgtaatgactagaagtctatggatatctgctagcatgctagtaggtgtaatgactagaagtctatggatatctgctagcatgctagtaggtgtaatgactagaagtctatggatatctgctagcatgctagtaggtgtaatgactagaagtctatggatatctgctagcatgctagtaggtgtaatgactagaagtctatggatatctgctagcatgctagttatataatattaatattgcCAATTTCACATACAATGATGTCACATTTGGTTTATTCCAAGATGATAATGAATTCAATTTCCTGGTCAAtaattgtattgtattattgaAATTCTTTATACACAAATGCAGATTTTTGAAGGCTACTATACCTTTATTTTTTGAAAGAGAgctttatgtttttttattttgcaaTCATTAAgattagtttttttattttttaaacatgccCTGAAACACCATTACTACATTTGAAACATACATGATATGCATCATTTAATGTATAGAAGACCTCTGTTTGTAAAagtttatttttcttaaaacgtgTGTGCTTGGTTGTGTATAATTCAACTTCCGTTATGTTTGTACAATCAGAAAAGTATTTTATACAACAAAAAGTGAATTCTCAATAAATGCCAATCTGCCATTCTGCTTGGAATTATAGATACTTTGTAGCAGACAGCATTTGTACATTGCAACCCCCCCTACCTACCAAAGTCAACTTGATCTTGGTGGAGAATGTCTTCTTGTAGTACATTGTCTGTATGACAATGATCACAGGAGTTGTCATCGCTTTGGCCAGCTGGTAGGTACCGATGGTGTTGTTTTGTAAAGACAGATTGGTGAAAGCCACGAAGCCACAGAAACTTAGAGCGAGCCAGATCATTTTGGTGGGTTGGAGACTCTTTGGCGCAAATATGTCCATCTTCTGGCATACCCATAGTCCAAGCCATGTCACAACGAAATGAATCAGAGTTAGAGTCATGTTTGGAAAGCCATAGTGAACATAGATCCATTTGTTGATGAAAACGATGCATATCGATGATAGCAAATTGGCCAATAATCCAATGACGAGACGGCTGTTCGAGAAAAGGTCTGACAGTCGGTTAGCCATGGTCGTCTTGAGAACTGTCCTGTAAAATCTACATACAGGTTTCAGTAGTACTGTATAGTATGAAGCTAGGTAGCTAATGTAAACCAAAAAAAAATGTCTACCCTCTGCCACACATCAGGAAAAGTTGCGGAGGTCTCTCCAGGCTTCGACACTACCGACTGATCGGGCATACATCCCCTTTCGTAAAAATGTACAGGGCCTATACAGTGGCATTACATTCTAGAGTATGTCAGTCCTGCATGTACAGTTAGCGTTGTACAACTTTCATACCATCGCATGTGGATCATACAGGAAAAAAAAAGAGCCTGGTTGCAAAACTTAACGGGAGCGGTGACGTCATAATGCGACCTTTACTTCCGTGTTCTGCGAAGAGAACCCTCCACGTCACAGTGGCCTACAGCGCCTACACATGGACACTTGGATAAGTCGGCGAAGGCGATTACCTAAACCACCCTCCTCTCGACCTAGACAAGGTGGTGTCTCAAACCTTTCTTATACTCTTCTAGATTCAGATACTGTATATGCATCCTGTCTGTGCATGGCCCAAAGACAAACAATATTTCCGACACGTCACTTTTATTGTATACAAAATGCAGAAAATCATTCACTCCATTACTTAAATTTGGCAAACAAAAAAACCAAAACAAAATGTCCGGGTGGGGTGTATTTATGGTTGGATCTCGTACCCCAGCGGGTCTAGACCCTTATCCAATAAGAGAAGAGACGACTCCCTCATCTTCTGAAGGAACTTCCTCAGCTCATCCTTGGAGAACAcctgaaagagagcgagagaacataGTTAGcaaaaagaagaggaggatgggaaAGTAGATGAGGGAAAGAGAAGAAAGCAACACAGTGACAGGGAGAGATACTGTAAGAGAGTGTTGATATTGTGTTGAGCTACAACGTTGAAGTgctttctacacctgcattgcttgctgtttggggtttttaggctggggggtttctgtacagccctttgtgacatcagctgatgtatgaagggctttataaatacattggaTTGAAGTCAAGTAGTCGCAGATCGTAGCAGACGAAGgaaaggagacaggagagagaagggatgcCCTCAGGCCAGGTCAGACCCgaccccagaccagaccagaccccagaCCAGAGCCCAGACCAGAGCCCAGACCAGAGCCCAGACCAGAGCCCCAGAGCCCAGCCCAGACCAGACCTGAGCCCAGACCAGAGCCCAGATCAGAGCCCAGATCAGAGCCCAGACCCCAGACCAGAGCCCAGACCAGACCCCAGACCAGAGCCCAGACCCCAGACCAGAGCCCAGATCAGACCCCAGGTCAGAGCCCAGACCAGACCCCAGACCAGACCCCAGACCAGAGCCCAGACCAGAGCCCAGATCAGAGCCCAGACCCCAGCCCAGACCAGACCCCAGACCAGAGCCCAGACCAGAGCCCAGACCAGACCCCAGACCAGAGCCCAGACCAGAGCCCCCAGACCCCAGGTCAGAGCCCAGACCAGAGCCCAGACCAGAGCCCAGACCAGACCCCAGACCAGACCCCAGGTCAGAGCCCAGACCAGACCCCAGGTCAGACCATGGAAATATAATTTCTAAACTACAGTACAGACCTCGTAGAGGCGGTGTTGGTCTGAGGCGATGATATCAGCCAGTCTGAGACTCTCCTGGTGGCGTTGTGTTCTCTGCAGTACTGTCTGCAACAGGAAGGACATCATGGGCAGACAGAGTCTACGAAGCAGCACCATCTGGTGGCCTCTCTCTGGGTCCTCCTCCGTATCCTGGAATAGAACGACAGTGGTAGAAGTAACCTGTACCTAGAAATAACACAGTAGtcctggagacagagagctgtaatACAGGCTGACATGCTAACCTAGCGCTGAGCCCCTCATACCAACATTAATagtcagatatacagacagacccctctgaCGTCGACCATTCAGTGGTAGAAGTAACCTGTACCTAGAAATAACACCGTAGtactggagacagagagctgtaatACAGGCTGACATGCTAACCTAGCGCTGAGCCCCTCATACCACCAttaacagacagacctctctgACATCGACCATCCAGCCCCCGTCCACAAACAGCAGGACGTTGTAGATCCTCTCCTTCACGTCTTCAGTCAGAGCCTCCAGACGGCCGGTCCAGCTGTCATGTTCCAGCTACAGGAGGAGAAGGTCACACCTTTTTAGTGTTCTTCATCTGATCCAGGAACAGCTACACTAAAATCAATTAAACTCCTCACCAGTTCACCCATAACACAGagactgatctaggatcagagtGTACTGTAAACTCAATTTGACCTGGGCCTCCAGGTGCACTAGTTTTAACCATgtccctatagtgcactatatagggaatagggtgtattgggtaaccctatagtgcactatatagggaatagggtgtattgggtaaccctatagtgcactatatagggaatagcgtgtATTGGGCaaccctatagtgcactatatagggaatttggTGTATTGGGTAACcctatagtgtactatatagtgtgTATTGGGTACCTGGTACTCGTTCTCCTTCATCTCGTAGGCCACCTTCTCAGTGAACTTGGCCTGAGCCGGCAGGCTGGGCTTCTGAGGTGGGGAGTTCATGTGATGGAACCACTCATTAAACGCCTCATGAGCTTCctgtggagggggagggaagagagagagacacacacacaccaattataACAACTACAGGAGACCTCTCTAAAAACATTCAATAAACAGTCGAGCCAATCACAGCGCTGTGAGAGCTTGTCCCTCCCTCACCAGGTAAGCGCGGACGCACAGGTGTTCCCTGATGGCGTTCTCATCCTCCGCGGGAAGGGGCATGTCCAGGCCTAGCTCCTCCCACTGGCGGTAGATCTCCCTCATGGAGTCCTCGGGGACCTTACCGAACACCACCTTAGCTGCATGGTGTTTCTTACAGGCTGgaggagatgacagagaggagagagaacaatggatcaacaacatggtagatGTGTTAGTAGTATGAGAGAataatggatcaacaacatggtagatgtgttagtagtatgagagaacaatggatcaacaacatggtagatGTGAGGATGTGTTAGTAGTATGAGAGaacaatggatcaacaacatggtagatgtgttagtagtatgagagaacaatggatcaacaacatggtagatGTGAGGATGTGTTAGTAGTATGAGGAGaacaatggatcaacaacatggtagatgtgttagtagtatgagagaacaatggatcaacaacatggtagatGTGTTAGTAGATGAACAatggttagtagtagtagtatgagagaacaatggatcaacaacatggttgatgtgttagtagtatgagagaacaatggatcaacaacatagaTGTAGGATGTGTTAGTAGTATGAGGAGAACAATTGATCAACAACATGGTTGATGTGTTAGTAGTATGAGAGaacaatggatcaacaacatggtagatgtgatgatgtgttagtagtatgagagaacaatggatcaacaacatggtagatgtgttagtagtatgagagaacaatggatcaacaacatggtagatGTGAGGATGTGTTAGTAGTATGAGGAGAACAATTGATCAACAACATGGTTGATGTGTTAGTAGTATGAGAGaacaatggatcaacaacatggtagatgtgttagtagtatgagagaacaatggatcaacaacatggtagatGTGAGGATGTGTTAGTAGTATGAGAGaacaatggatcaacaacatggttGATGTGTTAGTAGTATGAGGAGaacaatggatcaacaacatggttgatgtgttagtagtatgagagaacaatggatcaacaacatggtagatgtgttagtagtatgagagaacaatggatcaacaacatggtagatGTGAGGATGTGTTAGTAGTATGAGGAGaacaatggatcaacaacatggtagatGTGTTAGTAGTATGAGAGAACAACCATCTCACACAGGAAGCATTGATCTGTTTCACAACCTTGTGTGTAACGTACCCAGGAACTTCCTCATGATGGCGTTGCTCTGTTTGAGGGCCTCAGCTCTCTGGGCGGGGTCAAACACCAGCCAATCAATCACATCGATCTTCCTCTGGTCCTCCTGGGGGGGGTACAGGGTTAACATGACcacatggtgtgtgtatgtgtgtttcatACCACTGAGGTgccagtgtccagtgtgtgtgtgtgtttcataccGCTGAGGTGCCAGTGTCCAGTGCAGGGGTGAGGTCATGATGAGCGAactcctcagtgtctctctctctgatgttctCCACCACCATCTTAGTGACCGCTGCCACATCCAGACCTGGAAAGGAAAGGACAGGACAGTTAGACACCTGTACCTGAAATAGActgctgtcacatcctgaccacaacaggacagttagacacctgtacctgtaacagactgctgtcacatcctgaccacaaCAGGACAGTTAGACACCTGTACCTGAAATAGActgctgtcacatcctgaccacaaCAGGACAGTTAGACACctgtccatagactgctgtcacatcctgaccacaacaggacagttagacacctgtacctgtaacagactgctgtcacatcctgaccacaaCAGGACAGTTAGACACCTGTAATAGActgctgtcacatcctgaccacaaCAGGACAGTTAGACACCTGTACCTTTAACAGGctgctgtcacatcctgaccacaaCAGGACAGTTAGATACCTGTAATAGActgctgtcacatcctgaccacaaCAGGACAGTTAGACACCTGTAATAGActgctgtcacatcctgaccacaacaggacagttagacacctgtacctgtaacagactgctgtcacatcctgaccacaaCAGGACAGTTAGACACCTGTACCTGAAATAGActgctgtcacatcctgaccacaaCAGGACAGTTAGACACCTGTAATAGActgctgtcacatcctgaccacaaCAGGACAGTTAGACACCTGTACCTGTAATAGActgctgtcacatcctgaccacaaCAGGACAGTTAGACACCTGTAATAGActgctgtcacatcctgaccacaacaggacagttagacacctgtacctgtaacagactgctgtcacatcctgaccacaaCAGGACAGTTAGACACCTGTAATAGActgctgtcacatcctgaccacaaCAGGACAGTTAGACAGACACCTGTGACCACAACCTGTAACAGActgctgtcacatcctgaccacaaCAGGACAGTTAGACACCTGTAATAGActgctgtcacatcctgaccacaaCAGGACAGTTAGATACCTGTAACAGActgctgtcacatcctgaccacaaCAGGACAGTTAGACACCTGTAATAGActgctgtcacatcctgaccacaaCAGGACAGTTAGACACCTGTACCTGTAATAGActgctgtcacatcctgaccacaaCAGGACAGTTAGACACCTGTAATAGActgctgtcacatcctgaccacaacaggacagttagacacctgtacctgtaacagactgctgtcacatcctgaccacaaCAGGACAGTTAGACACCTGTAATAGActgctgtcacatcctgaccacaaCAGGACAGTTAGATACCTGTAACAGActgctgtcacatcctgaccacaaCAGGACAGTTAGACACCTGTAATAGActgctgtcacatcctgaccacaaCAGGACAGTTAGACACCTGTAATAGActgctgtcacatcctgaccacaaCAGGACAGTTAGACACCTGTAACAGActgctgtcacatcctgaccacaaCAGGACAGTTAGACACCTGTAATAGActgctgtcacatcctgaccacaaCAGGACAGTTAGACACCTGTAATAGActgctgtcacatcctgaccacaacaggacagttagacacctgtacctgtaacagactgctgtcacatcctgaccacaaCAGGACAGTTAGACACCTGTAATAGActgctgtcacatcctgaccacaaCAGGACAGTTAGACACCTGTAACAGActgctgtcacatcctgaccacaaCAGGACAGTTAGACACCTGTAACAGActgctgtcacatcctgaccacaaCAGGACAGTTAGACACCTGAAACCTTTTAAAATGTGCAAtatgctccgccatttcctggttgctaaaattcaaatcgttcgcctaatttcagtttatatgACAAAATAAGCAAGTACACTGTAGAGACTCAttgtaccgtctaaaccactgaaATATATGATCAATAACCAACAAATAtattattttcagctgtttgaaactgGTGTACAACAGCTATAAAGACAAAAAAATAAACtaaagaacgggaagcatagaaaatAGCGCATAGAACATATCTACACAGCTTCTTAGGCTTGTTTTCAATGAGAattacagatctataactcatttTCTGTGAATTCGGTTGGTTCAAAAAGTGACATATCGCAGCTTTACTAACAGACGTTGGGTTTTTCCCACCGTCCTTCAGTCCAGAgctgcagaagagagagagtctgtaTGTATGGcccattttaatttatttacaaACCTCATTGAATTGGCGGTTGTCTAATCTCAGCGGTATTTCAGACCGTGTGACTCTGTAGCTTCACACCAAACATCTGGCCCACGGGCCCATTCAAACCTCACTGGAGTATTTAtcaggtgttttttttaaatatttttttaatgtttttgtttttttagggGTGTGGAATATAAACGATCTTAAAATCGACATTGAAATTACTAAAAacctaatttaaaaaaatgtaaaagtagaAATGATAATTAAATAAGTCATTTACTGTCTCTACACTCTGTCcagctagataacagtcatttatagtctctagataagtcatttatagtctctagataagtcatttatagtctctagataacagtcatttatagtctagataacagtcatttatagtctctagataacagtcatttatagtctctagataacagtcatttatagtctagataagtcatttatagtctctagataacagtcatttatagtctctagataacagtcatttatagtctctagataacagtcatttatagtctctagataacagtcatttatagtctctagataacagtcatttatagtctctagataacagtcatttatagtctctagataagtcatttatagtctagataagtcatttatagtctagataacagtcatttatagtctctagataacagtcatttatagtctagataacagtcatttatagtctctagataagtcatttatagtctctagataacagtcatttatagtctctagataagtcatttatagtctctagataacagtcatttatagtctctagataacagtcatttatagtctagataagtcatttatagtctagataacagtcatttatagtctctagataacagtcatttatagtctagataagtcatttatagtctctagataacagtcatttatagtctctagataagtcatttatagtctagataagtcatttatagtctagataacagtcatttatagtctctagataacagtcatttatagtctctagataacagtcatttatagtctctagataacagtcatttatagtctctagataacagtcatttatagtctctagataacagtcatttatagtctctagataagtcatttatagtctctagataacagtcatttatagtctagataacagtcatttatagtctctagataacagtcatttatagtctagataagtcatttatagtctctagataacagtcatttatagtctctagataacagtcatttatagtctctagataagtcatttatagtctctagataagtcatttatagtctctagataacagtcatttatagtctagataacagtcatttatagtctctagatacagtcatttatagtctctagataacagtcatttatagtctctagataacagtcatttatagtctctagataacagtcatttatagtctctagataacagtcatttatagtctctagataacagtcatttatagtctctagataacagtcatttatagtctctagataacagtcatttatagtctctagataagtcatttatagtctctagataacagtcat
This window of the Oncorhynchus tshawytscha isolate Ot180627B unplaced genomic scaffold, Otsh_v2.0 Un_scaffold_1874_pilon_pilon, whole genome shotgun sequence genome carries:
- the slc35e3 gene encoding solute carrier family 35 member E3 translates to MANRLSDLFSNSRLVIGLLANLLSSICIVFINKWIYVHYGFPNMTLTLIHFVVTWLGLWVCQKMDIFAPKSLQPTKMIWLALSFCGFVAFTNLSLQNNTIGTYQLAKAMTTPVIIVIQTMYYKKTFSTKIKLTLVPITLGVILNSYYDVRFNLLGMVFATLGVFVTSLYQVWVGVKQHELQVNSMQLLYYQAPMSSAFLLSLVPFFEPLSGEGGIFGPWSFPALAMVMLSGLIAFLVNLSIYWIIGNTSAVTYNMFGHFKFCITLLGGYVLFQDPLSLNQGLGILCTLTGILSYTYFKLAEQEEGKSKLVQRP